A genomic segment from Paraburkholderia hayleyella encodes:
- a CDS encoding tyrosine-type recombinase/integrase, which translates to MATYAKRGGVWRAQVRRKGVYLSETFKSKADAVAWATGKEHEIHIGAITPGTVHTVADAMREYEKRVSPTKRSARWEAIRFGAFIRDFPELADMPLADVTAEHMGRWRDARLAGDAGAKRPPVGSATVLREINLYSHVFTTARDEWKWTKESPFTGMRRPTEPQPRKRRISDDERDRVLLQLGYRHDATPKTKSARIGAMFVLALETAMRAGEIEGLRWDRLDDAGRYAHLPRTKTEIARDVPLSPKALRVIEQMRPLHNEFDGFIFGVKSEIRSALFRKATKAAMLEDLHFHDARREALTRLSKIFNVMELAKISGHRDLSILQSVYYAPHAADLADKLHHFVTT; encoded by the coding sequence ATGGCAACATATGCAAAGCGGGGCGGCGTCTGGCGTGCACAGGTCAGGCGTAAAGGTGTGTACCTGTCCGAGACCTTCAAAAGCAAGGCCGATGCCGTTGCCTGGGCGACAGGCAAGGAGCACGAGATCCATATCGGTGCGATCACTCCGGGAACCGTTCATACGGTAGCGGATGCCATGCGCGAATATGAAAAACGCGTGTCGCCCACAAAAAGAAGCGCGCGCTGGGAAGCCATCCGGTTTGGGGCGTTTATCCGCGATTTCCCGGAGTTGGCCGACATGCCGCTTGCTGATGTCACGGCGGAACATATGGGCCGATGGCGAGACGCGCGGCTTGCCGGTGACGCCGGTGCGAAGCGGCCGCCCGTTGGTTCCGCTACGGTGTTGCGAGAAATCAACCTGTACTCGCATGTGTTCACAACCGCGCGTGATGAGTGGAAGTGGACGAAAGAAAGTCCCTTTACAGGTATGCGCCGCCCCACAGAACCGCAGCCGCGGAAGCGGCGGATATCGGATGACGAGCGCGATCGGGTTTTGCTCCAGCTCGGCTATCGGCATGACGCAACGCCGAAAACAAAATCCGCGCGAATCGGCGCGATGTTCGTTTTAGCGCTTGAGACAGCGATGAGGGCGGGTGAGATTGAAGGGCTTCGCTGGGATCGTCTGGACGATGCGGGCCGCTATGCGCATTTGCCGCGCACGAAAACAGAAATCGCGCGTGATGTGCCTCTTTCGCCCAAAGCGTTGCGGGTTATCGAGCAAATGCGCCCGTTACACAATGAATTCGACGGTTTTATTTTCGGCGTAAAAAGTGAGATTCGAAGCGCTTTGTTCCGCAAGGCAACGAAAGCTGCAATGCTGGAAGATTTGCATTTTCACGATGCCCGCCGAGAGGCGCTCACGCGATTATCAAAAATATTCAATGTGATGGAGCTGGCAAAAATCAGCGGGCACCGCGATCTGAGCATTCTTCAGTCAGTGTATTACGCGCCGCATGCCGCTGATCTTGCCGATAAACTCCATCATTTTGTGACTACATGA
- a CDS encoding holin, with translation MQLDDHEKELLMMLIVGAAIGLGKLLVGEERISARIVLGRMIVGAALSASAGAILIMFHDLPPTALIGVASALGILGQSVLEGVVQKFLERLPGNEGT, from the coding sequence ATGCAGCTCGACGATCATGAAAAAGAACTGTTGATGATGCTGATCGTTGGGGCTGCGATTGGGCTTGGAAAGTTACTTGTGGGCGAAGAGCGAATCTCCGCGCGCATCGTGCTAGGACGGATGATTGTCGGTGCCGCGTTATCGGCCAGCGCTGGCGCAATTCTCATCATGTTTCACGATCTACCCCCGACCGCTTTGATCGGCGTGGCATCCGCACTTGGGATTCTCGGGCAGTCGGTGCTTGAGGGGGTGGTGCAAAAGTTTCTCGAAAGGCTGCCGGGAAATGAGGGGACCTGA
- a CDS encoding 23S rRNA (adenine(2030)-N(6))-methyltransferase RlmJ: MLSYRHAFHAGNHADVLKHAVLVQLLDYLKQKDKGYWYIDTHAGAGVYSLQEGYAIQTGEFASGIARLWSRTDLPAALAAYVDEVAALNPDGQLRYYPGSPYVAWRQMREQDRMRLFEMHTTEIEVLRHNFRDAGRRAMLHDGDGFEGIKALLPPPTRRALVLIDPSYEDKRDYSRTLHCLEECLSRFATGTYAVWYPQVTRLEAQRFPDQLKRLQAKNWLHVSLTVSRPPSGGFGLFGSGMFILNPPYTLAATLKAVMPWLVEALGQDKEAQFKVEYRGN; encoded by the coding sequence ATGCTCAGTTACCGCCACGCCTTTCATGCAGGCAATCATGCCGACGTTCTGAAACACGCTGTTCTCGTGCAATTGCTGGACTACCTGAAGCAAAAGGACAAGGGCTACTGGTATATCGATACCCATGCGGGTGCGGGCGTTTATTCGCTTCAGGAAGGCTATGCCATCCAGACTGGCGAGTTCGCAAGCGGCATCGCCAGGTTATGGAGCCGGACCGATCTGCCCGCCGCGCTTGCCGCTTATGTCGATGAGGTTGCCGCACTGAATCCCGATGGCCAGCTCCGTTACTACCCAGGCTCGCCTTATGTCGCGTGGCGGCAAATGCGCGAGCAAGACCGGATGCGGCTGTTCGAAATGCATACGACAGAAATTGAAGTGCTGCGCCACAATTTTCGTGATGCGGGCAGACGCGCCATGCTGCACGACGGCGATGGCTTTGAAGGTATCAAGGCGCTTTTGCCCCCGCCAACGCGCCGGGCGCTGGTACTTATTGACCCATCCTATGAAGACAAACGCGATTATTCGCGCACGCTGCACTGCCTCGAAGAATGTCTGAGCCGCTTTGCTACGGGCACTTATGCCGTGTGGTATCCCCAGGTGACGCGGCTCGAAGCGCAACGTTTTCCCGATCAGCTCAAACGCCTGCAGGCGAAAAACTGGCTGCATGTGTCGCTGACGGTAAGCCGCCCGCCGAGTGGCGGCTTTGGCCTGTTTGGCAGTGGCATGTTCATCCTGAACCCGCCGTATACGCTGGCCGCTACCTTGAAGGCGGTGATGCCCTGGCTAGTAGAGGCGCTCGGCCAGGATAAAGAGGCCCAGTTCAAGGTTGAATATCGCGGTAATTAG
- a CDS encoding DUF2569 family protein, which translates to MISKPSSQLQDEPVQANTARSAAPDMEPTPKGLRGWLLLAVLGLVLLLAVTVAQLRDPIKLMLTWELYAVFFRPETADWYRVVLLLTGLGVALDLVVAMGLGWLLLLVYRRSRRFVRHVQIWLVSVVALQFLLYLAGTYLSDAIAVPIALPLGGLLRSAVLAALGVPYFSASQRVRHTFDQP; encoded by the coding sequence GTGATATCGAAGCCGTCGTCGCAACTGCAAGACGAGCCGGTTCAGGCGAATACGGCAAGGTCGGCCGCCCCGGACATGGAGCCCACGCCCAAAGGCTTGCGGGGCTGGCTATTGCTTGCCGTGCTGGGTCTGGTGTTGCTGCTGGCCGTGACCGTCGCGCAATTGCGCGACCCCATCAAGTTGATGTTGACGTGGGAGCTGTATGCGGTGTTCTTTCGGCCTGAAACCGCGGATTGGTACCGCGTCGTGCTGCTGCTAACGGGCTTGGGTGTCGCACTTGATCTTGTCGTTGCGATGGGGCTGGGATGGCTTTTACTGCTGGTGTACCGGCGCTCGCGGCGTTTTGTGCGGCATGTTCAGATCTGGCTGGTGAGCGTTGTGGCGCTGCAGTTTCTGCTGTATCTGGCGGGCACGTATCTGAGTGATGCGATTGCTGTGCCCATCGCGTTGCCGCTGGGTGGATTGCTTCGCTCGGCAGTGCTGGCGGCACTTGGGGTGCCGTATTTCAGCGCATCGCAACGGGTCCGCCACACTTTTGACCAGCCATGA
- a CDS encoding helix-turn-helix domain-containing protein, producing the protein MSAHPILSKLLSHGLTQMEIHRRSGIPQSTISHLHTGRRGKRPSYDVIVKLEKLLRDISTASASFTDVSSLGEGANEHHPCD; encoded by the coding sequence ATGAGCGCTCACCCGATTCTTTCAAAGCTTCTATCCCATGGATTAACGCAGATGGAGATTCATCGCCGATCCGGGATTCCCCAATCGACAATTTCCCATCTTCACACAGGTAGAAGAGGGAAGCGACCGTCTTACGACGTGATTGTAAAACTCGAAAAACTGCTGCGCGATATAAGCACGGCTTCAGCCAGTTTTACTGATGTCAGTAGTTTGGGTGAAGGAGCGAACGAGCATCATCCGTGTGATTGA
- a CDS encoding ParB/RepB/Spo0J family partition protein, translating to MQYSIHQLTDGEKMPRHPATPAKRIFEADIHGPGHREWLRSLRHKTRDASESMINGNTKAAIKSAGGSSSDLWAVPPDQIHYDPSDNVRPLDPGRVRHIAELIKANGYDRKKPLGCFIRKVNSKDLIFVYEGQHRYHAALLAIKEGFQIERLPIVIDDAKSVNRINLIFSGIVNNEGEKLTPLELAAKVVELQALNVDNETIRTRLNITDQTIRDVLLLANAPAGLHELVRSKHISSTLAINEIRANGADEAFRRLQNAVDQAAEAGQSRITKKAITKPLAGKITVAAAKQLLQALQLVLSDPAVNRLSPQTLREVESAIASHARGAR from the coding sequence TTGCAATACTCGATCCATCAACTCACCGATGGAGAAAAAATGCCGCGACACCCTGCTACGCCCGCCAAAAGAATTTTTGAGGCTGATATACATGGTCCAGGCCACCGTGAGTGGCTTCGGTCACTGCGGCATAAAACCCGTGATGCCAGTGAATCAATGATCAATGGCAATACAAAAGCGGCTATTAAATCCGCTGGCGGCAGCTCCTCGGATTTATGGGCTGTCCCACCTGATCAGATTCATTACGATCCATCCGACAACGTTCGCCCGCTTGATCCTGGCCGTGTACGTCACATAGCCGAGCTGATAAAAGCTAACGGCTATGATCGGAAAAAGCCCTTGGGCTGCTTTATCCGAAAAGTGAATAGCAAAGATTTAATTTTCGTCTACGAAGGACAACACCGGTATCATGCGGCGCTTCTTGCCATTAAAGAAGGGTTTCAAATTGAGCGGCTGCCTATTGTCATTGACGATGCTAAATCGGTGAATCGAATCAATCTGATTTTTTCCGGCATCGTGAACAATGAGGGTGAAAAACTAACGCCACTCGAACTTGCAGCCAAGGTTGTCGAACTCCAGGCGTTAAATGTTGATAACGAGACAATCCGTACTCGCCTCAATATTACTGACCAGACAATCCGCGATGTCCTACTGCTAGCCAATGCGCCTGCTGGGCTCCATGAACTAGTCCGGTCAAAACATATTTCATCAACACTCGCTATTAATGAAATTCGCGCGAACGGCGCCGACGAGGCATTTCGCCGTTTGCAAAATGCGGTTGATCAAGCCGCCGAAGCCGGGCAAAGCAGAATCACAAAAAAAGCAATCACAAAACCACTGGCTGGAAAGATCACCGTCGCTGCTGCAAAGCAACTTTTGCAAGCATTACAGCTGGTGCTGAGTGATCCCGCCGTCAACAGGTTGTCACCTCAAACGCTCAGGGAAGTGGAATCCGCTATTGCATCGCATGCGCGAGGAGCGCGATAG
- a CDS encoding helix-turn-helix domain-containing protein produces MSNLKNIVRRNVATSRDLNWDLFRRFLQVTGYRSYTEAARGLGVHRPTVGQWIVDLEAALGLNLVIRYPGGRDFGLTPEGLKLRRLLIIGDARLSEILGLQPDGRNTRDAWSYVDEAFAALLQASKMRNR; encoded by the coding sequence ATGTCAAATCTCAAAAATATAGTGAGGCGAAATGTCGCAACCTCCCGTGATCTGAACTGGGATTTGTTTCGACGATTTCTTCAGGTGACGGGCTACCGCAGTTATACGGAAGCTGCGCGTGGCTTGGGCGTGCATCGTCCGACGGTCGGCCAATGGATCGTGGATTTAGAGGCCGCGCTGGGTTTGAATCTAGTCATCCGGTACCCTGGGGGACGAGACTTTGGACTAACCCCAGAAGGATTGAAATTGCGGCGTCTGCTCATTATTGGCGATGCTCGCTTATCCGAAATATTGGGTTTACAGCCGGATGGGCGCAATACACGAGACGCATGGAGTTACGTTGATGAAGCGTTCGCCGCTTTGTTGCAAGCGAGCAAGATGAGAAATCGTTGA
- a CDS encoding glycoside hydrolase family protein translates to MDIVIELEGEMYDAKKMKAELARDEDRRARIYVDTVGKVSGGIGRNLTDKGFRESEIDLMYVNDIADTEQFLDRNLPWWRNLDDVRQRVVVNMAFNMGGKLLTFVNALAALQRCDYEAAANGMNDSKWAKQVGARAQRLVNMMRTGRV, encoded by the coding sequence ATGGACATCGTGATTGAACTGGAGGGGGAGATGTACGACGCTAAAAAAATGAAGGCTGAACTGGCGCGCGATGAGGACCGGCGAGCGCGTATTTACGTTGATACCGTGGGGAAAGTCAGCGGTGGGATCGGTCGAAATCTGACGGATAAAGGCTTCCGCGAAAGCGAGATAGATCTGATGTATGTGAACGACATCGCGGATACGGAGCAATTTCTCGACCGGAATTTACCGTGGTGGCGGAATCTGGACGACGTGCGCCAGCGCGTCGTCGTCAACATGGCTTTCAACATGGGCGGCAAGCTGCTCACGTTCGTGAACGCACTCGCCGCGCTGCAGCGTTGTGATTATGAGGCGGCGGCCAACGGCATGAATGATTCGAAGTGGGCTAAACAAGTTGGTGCGCGAGCGCAGCGTCTGGTCAATATGATGCGCACCGGGAGGGTCTGA
- a CDS encoding NADPH-dependent 2,4-dienoyl-CoA reductase has protein sequence MSYPHLLSKLDLGFTTLRNRVVMGSMHTGMEDRFWNYPKLAAYFRERAKGGVGLIITGGFSPNRAGWLLPFGGTLNSVFDLRHHRLLTRAVHDEGGKIALQILHAGRYGYQPFVVSASALKSPISKFKPRALSLGGIASTVRAYVRCARLAQRAGYDGVEIMGSEGYLLSQFLCLRTNQRTDHYGGSIDNRARLACDIVEQVRAACGEHFIVIFRLSLIDLVEDGNTWEETLHVAQKLEAAGVTLFNTGIGWHEARVPTIVTSVPRAVFAPLAMRLKQAVRVPVIVSNRINTPEVAETLLAQGMGDLVSLARPLLADPEFVAKAATGRAHEINTCIACNQACLDHTFQNRRATCLVNPRAGRETELRYQPLSAQQRLRRIAVVGAGPAGLSAATVAAARGHQVTLFEAQAVLGGQFNLAMRVPGKEEFSETLRYFASQLQRHRVDVRLNTHVDAAQLAAADFDDVIVATGIVPRRLSLPGAEGTNVLSYLEVLRGAPVGQRVAVIGAGGIGFDVSEFLLHPAGAPQPQPGEDWLDEWGVDLAVRERGGLKPPRVAPPPREIWLLQRKLGKLGAGLGKTSGWVHRATLARGAVKMLDGVSYREIAPRGLKIARAGSEQWLDVDTIVVCAGQEARRELYPATPAATGPRYHLIGGAAMATELDAKRAIREGAELAARL, from the coding sequence ATGTCTTACCCTCATCTGCTATCGAAGCTTGATCTCGGCTTCACGACGCTGCGCAATCGTGTCGTGATGGGCTCGATGCACACGGGTATGGAAGACCGCTTCTGGAATTATCCCAAGCTCGCGGCGTATTTCCGCGAACGTGCCAAAGGGGGCGTTGGGTTGATTATCACGGGAGGCTTTTCGCCGAATCGCGCGGGCTGGCTGCTGCCGTTCGGCGGAACCCTGAACTCCGTGTTCGATCTGCGCCATCATCGCCTGCTCACACGCGCGGTGCATGACGAAGGCGGCAAGATCGCCCTGCAGATCCTGCATGCCGGACGCTATGGCTATCAGCCGTTCGTCGTGTCGGCCTCGGCGCTCAAATCCCCGATTTCGAAGTTCAAGCCGCGGGCGCTGAGCCTGGGCGGCATCGCCAGCACGGTGCGCGCCTACGTGCGCTGTGCCCGGCTCGCGCAACGCGCGGGCTATGACGGCGTCGAAATCATGGGCAGTGAGGGCTATCTGCTGAGCCAGTTCCTGTGCCTGCGGACCAACCAGCGCACCGACCACTATGGCGGCAGCATCGATAACCGCGCGCGGCTCGCCTGTGACATCGTCGAGCAGGTCCGTGCGGCTTGCGGCGAGCACTTTATCGTGATCTTCCGTTTGTCGCTGATCGATCTGGTCGAGGACGGCAATACGTGGGAAGAAACCCTGCACGTCGCGCAGAAGCTCGAAGCGGCAGGCGTCACGCTGTTCAATACCGGCATTGGCTGGCATGAGGCGCGGGTTCCGACCATCGTGACTTCCGTGCCGCGTGCGGTTTTCGCCCCGCTTGCGATGCGGCTCAAGCAGGCGGTGCGTGTGCCGGTCATCGTTTCGAACCGGATCAACACGCCAGAGGTTGCCGAAACCTTGCTAGCGCAAGGCATGGGCGATCTGGTTTCGCTCGCGCGGCCGTTGCTCGCCGATCCTGAGTTTGTCGCCAAGGCAGCGACCGGCCGCGCCCATGAAATCAATACCTGCATCGCCTGTAATCAGGCCTGCCTCGATCACACGTTTCAGAACCGGCGCGCCACATGCCTCGTCAACCCGCGTGCCGGCCGCGAAACCGAATTGCGCTATCAACCCCTGAGCGCCCAGCAACGCTTGCGCCGCATTGCGGTCGTCGGCGCGGGGCCGGCGGGCTTGTCCGCTGCAACCGTGGCGGCGGCGCGCGGCCATCAGGTGACGCTGTTCGAGGCACAAGCTGTGCTGGGGGGCCAGTTCAATCTGGCCATGCGTGTGCCAGGCAAGGAAGAATTCAGCGAAACCCTGCGCTACTTCGCCAGCCAGCTGCAACGTCACCGTGTCGACGTCCGGCTGAATACTCATGTCGATGCGGCACAGCTGGCAGCGGCCGATTTTGACGATGTCATCGTCGCCACCGGCATCGTGCCACGTCGCCTGTCGCTGCCGGGCGCCGAGGGGACGAACGTCCTGTCCTATCTCGAGGTGCTGCGCGGCGCACCCGTAGGGCAGCGTGTCGCCGTGATCGGAGCGGGCGGAATTGGTTTCGATGTCAGCGAATTCCTGCTGCATCCGGCTGGCGCTCCGCAACCCCAGCCGGGAGAAGACTGGCTCGACGAATGGGGAGTCGATCTTGCAGTGCGTGAGCGCGGCGGCCTCAAGCCGCCTCGCGTCGCGCCACCACCGCGCGAGATCTGGCTCTTGCAGCGCAAGCTGGGCAAACTCGGAGCGGGGCTGGGCAAGACCTCGGGTTGGGTCCATCGCGCCACGCTGGCGCGCGGCGCGGTGAAGATGCTGGATGGCGTGTCGTATCGGGAGATCGCGCCGCGCGGCTTGAAAATCGCGCGCGCGGGCAGCGAGCAATGGCTGGACGTCGACACCATCGTGGTCTGCGCGGGACAAGAAGCGCGCCGCGAACTCTATCCGGCCACCCCGGCGGCCACCGGGCCACGCTATCACCTGATCGGAGGCGCGGCCATGGCGACAGAACTCGATGCAAAACGGGCGATCCGCGAAGGTGCGGAACTCGCAGCCCGGCTCTAG
- a CDS encoding VapE domain-containing protein: protein MATIDQITGQLVAAGHPPLPDGHPVADGRPHRYGPRKKYWYSLHEIVKSGQVAGYAGAFGYWSGDDNGAKAFVWQGDSLSKEDMEATRARQQETERKEEQKHQQAAKLAARRAHQQWEASSDASDSPYLERKQISAEGVRADKEDGTLFVPMYRYDTGEAQLAGLQKITDTGAKRYNRGVEKKGASLRLGEIQANDRIALITEGYATARSIRMATGERISVVVCFDAGGILPVAVALRAAYPDLHVLICADDDWKIEQRMRDCLATEYGYSGALVIGGAAVPVTVKKSSCLMQAEFAQKNGGVKFLRLSVRNDSGAERVHFFANTGRMRAEEAAAEVGNASVVFPCFANREERKFTDFNDLHGEEGLHIVKAQIERAILSALALGDEPLPRSVEDVTDPLYSDAVALVRQGTHATVSGVQRGLRIGVNRAMRLVEDMEKAGVLTAPVANGVRAVIKAGGTASMSAGAADDEAADRDREAHTWQRDLRRTDRGALLPSLDNVFAILSNDASWRGVFGFEQFALRIVKLKPPPFEGGETGAWSDRDDARCVLWLGQRYSFSPRSDIVADAAFLVADRNRYHEVRDYLDGLRWDGTARLRTWLIRHALAPDTEYVRLVGYKFLLGAVGRVMKPGCKMDNLLILEGIQDAGKSGLFRTLFSERWFTDANIVIGDKDTFAVMAGKWFIELAELDALSKSDSSNAKRFFTTAVDTYRPPYARRAVDVPRQGVFGGTVNFDTYLKDESGNRRYWPVKVGASLDLPTLARERNQIWAEAYQVYLEWEAGNKAADGSLPAPWRVLPHEKPLFSIEQDARYEGDIYETMIARHLARHNKVTMEQILLDCLKLEISKWTPAEQRRIGKAMKSLGWVRKREATGTREWYYTPPDPVGMQAAHDDNAPL from the coding sequence GTGGCAACCATTGATCAGATCACCGGCCAGCTCGTGGCCGCAGGCCATCCACCCTTGCCTGATGGCCATCCGGTCGCGGATGGCCGACCTCATCGATATGGCCCACGAAAAAAATACTGGTATTCATTACACGAGATAGTCAAGTCTGGACAGGTTGCGGGTTATGCCGGGGCGTTCGGCTACTGGTCGGGCGATGATAACGGTGCGAAAGCGTTTGTGTGGCAGGGCGATTCACTGTCAAAAGAGGATATGGAGGCAACGCGGGCGCGTCAGCAGGAAACCGAACGAAAAGAAGAACAAAAGCATCAGCAAGCGGCAAAGCTGGCCGCCCGACGTGCGCATCAGCAATGGGAAGCATCGTCGGATGCGAGCGATTCGCCCTATCTTGAACGAAAACAGATTTCCGCTGAAGGCGTTCGTGCTGACAAGGAGGACGGTACGCTTTTTGTTCCCATGTATCGCTACGACACGGGTGAAGCGCAACTGGCTGGTTTGCAAAAAATTACCGATACCGGGGCAAAAAGGTACAACCGTGGCGTTGAAAAAAAAGGGGCGTCTCTTCGGCTGGGTGAAATTCAGGCCAATGACCGGATTGCCTTGATTACAGAAGGCTATGCGACGGCGCGATCCATTCGCATGGCAACCGGCGAACGTATTTCTGTTGTCGTGTGTTTTGATGCGGGCGGAATTTTGCCGGTTGCCGTTGCATTGCGGGCAGCGTACCCCGATTTGCATGTGCTGATTTGCGCTGACGACGACTGGAAAATCGAGCAGCGCATGCGGGATTGTCTGGCGACAGAGTACGGCTACAGCGGTGCTTTGGTCATCGGTGGGGCCGCAGTGCCGGTGACGGTAAAAAAATCATCCTGTCTGATGCAGGCCGAGTTCGCCCAGAAGAACGGTGGCGTGAAATTCTTGCGGCTTTCCGTTCGAAATGACTCGGGAGCGGAGCGGGTTCATTTCTTTGCCAACACGGGACGCATGCGTGCTGAAGAAGCTGCTGCGGAGGTCGGGAACGCAAGCGTTGTTTTCCCATGCTTTGCCAATCGTGAAGAGCGGAAGTTCACAGATTTTAATGACCTGCATGGCGAAGAGGGTTTGCATATTGTCAAAGCCCAAATTGAACGGGCGATTTTGTCTGCTTTGGCCCTTGGTGATGAGCCTCTTCCGCGAAGCGTTGAAGATGTGACTGACCCGTTGTATAGCGATGCTGTGGCGTTGGTTAGGCAAGGGACGCATGCAACGGTATCGGGAGTTCAACGAGGCTTGCGGATCGGTGTCAATCGCGCCATGCGATTAGTCGAAGATATGGAAAAAGCCGGTGTTCTCACGGCTCCTGTCGCAAATGGCGTCAGGGCAGTGATCAAGGCTGGAGGCACTGCGTCGATGTCCGCTGGCGCGGCGGATGATGAGGCCGCTGATAGGGATCGTGAGGCACACACCTGGCAACGTGATTTGCGGCGCACGGACAGAGGCGCCTTACTGCCTAGCCTCGATAACGTCTTCGCCATTCTCTCGAATGATGCATCGTGGCGCGGCGTTTTCGGCTTTGAGCAGTTCGCACTTCGCATCGTGAAGCTCAAACCGCCACCATTTGAAGGTGGTGAAACTGGCGCATGGTCAGACCGTGATGATGCTCGCTGTGTGCTGTGGCTCGGACAACGGTACTCGTTCAGTCCGCGCAGCGATATCGTTGCCGATGCAGCATTTCTTGTCGCAGACCGAAATCGCTATCACGAGGTGCGCGACTATCTTGATGGTTTGAGATGGGATGGAACGGCACGACTGCGCACGTGGCTCATCCGGCATGCACTTGCCCCGGATACGGAATATGTGCGGCTCGTCGGATACAAGTTTCTTCTCGGCGCCGTAGGGCGTGTGATGAAGCCCGGCTGCAAAATGGACAATCTGTTGATTCTCGAAGGCATACAGGACGCAGGCAAATCAGGCTTGTTTCGCACGTTGTTTAGCGAGCGCTGGTTCACGGATGCCAATATCGTGATCGGAGACAAAGATACGTTCGCGGTCATGGCGGGCAAGTGGTTTATCGAACTTGCTGAACTCGATGCATTAAGCAAGAGCGATTCGTCGAATGCAAAGCGTTTTTTCACAACGGCAGTAGATACGTATCGACCGCCTTATGCTCGCCGTGCGGTTGACGTGCCTCGCCAGGGCGTTTTTGGTGGCACGGTCAACTTTGATACATACCTGAAGGATGAATCGGGCAACCGTCGCTATTGGCCGGTCAAAGTGGGGGCTTCGCTTGATCTTCCTACCCTTGCCCGCGAGCGCAATCAGATATGGGCAGAGGCGTATCAGGTGTATCTGGAATGGGAAGCCGGGAACAAGGCCGCGGATGGCAGCCTGCCTGCACCATGGCGAGTCCTGCCGCACGAAAAACCCCTGTTCTCTATCGAACAGGACGCCCGGTACGAAGGTGATATTTACGAAACGATGATTGCCCGTCACCTTGCCAGGCACAATAAAGTGACGATGGAGCAAATCCTTCTCGACTGTCTGAAGCTGGAGATATCGAAGTGGACACCCGCTGAGCAGCGTCGCATTGGCAAGGCCATGAAGTCGCTAGGCTGGGTGCGCAAACGCGAAGCGACGGGTACCCGTGAGTGGTACTACACCCCGCCAGATCCCGTTGGCATGCAAGCGGCGCATGACGATAATGCGCCGCTTTAA
- a CDS encoding helix-turn-helix domain-containing protein: protein MDTFGERVRAKRIEAGLTQADLARDSGISQSTIAQIESGRNQGSKHLLALAEALHVTALWLQNGGRTGGDSKSNKPLPRRSSIAEQIADLAESLTPTQQKELLIRLEAQVAENDRLLEELSARKPRASGHTVTSTAPESLFLKNTPSLITPVPHGKKKKKQMA, encoded by the coding sequence ATGGATACTTTCGGCGAACGGGTACGGGCGAAAAGGATTGAGGCCGGGTTAACGCAGGCCGATCTAGCGCGCGATTCCGGCATTTCTCAGTCTACGATCGCTCAAATTGAATCAGGGCGAAATCAGGGTAGCAAGCATCTTCTGGCGCTTGCAGAAGCACTGCACGTGACAGCCCTATGGCTTCAAAATGGAGGGCGAACGGGTGGCGATTCAAAATCGAATAAACCGCTCCCACGCCGTAGTTCTATTGCTGAGCAAATTGCGGACCTTGCCGAGTCCCTAACGCCAACGCAGCAAAAAGAACTCTTGATCAGGCTGGAAGCGCAAGTCGCCGAAAACGACCGGTTACTGGAAGAGCTATCCGCGCGAAAACCGCGAGCCTCCGGGCACACAGTAACCAGTACAGCGCCCGAATCCCTGTTTTTGAAAAATACCCCTTCTCTCATCACCCCCGTGCCTCACGGCAAGAAAAAGAAAAAGCAGATGGCGTAG